A genomic window from Xyrauchen texanus isolate HMW12.3.18 chromosome 31, RBS_HiC_50CHRs, whole genome shotgun sequence includes:
- the LOC127625023 gene encoding zinc finger protein 501-like, with protein MEVREEHEELKELEEEQHDFITGEKYLSGSKTEDSFSPKKPQRTAKKSFTCSQCGTCFTYKNHLNTHMRIHTGEKPYTCHLCGNSFAYVTNLKRHLFCHSGEKSFECDQCGKTFALTQYLKQHLKTHTNEKPYKCSFCEKSFKHLFYLKDHQKIHTGVAAHMCFECGKTFTTAGNLNKHQIIHTREKPYKCSHCGKRFTQSVHLKRHERIHTGEKPYKCSHCGKSFTLSGNLKSHERIHTREKPYKCSHCEKTFTQSEHLKTHEIIHARVKPYKCSHCGKSFILSGNLKSHERIHTGEKPYKCSHCEKSFNLSGNLKTHEIIHTGEKLFKRSHCGKSFNQSQNLKAHKRIHKT; from the coding sequence atggaagtgagagAGGAACATGAAGAGCTGAAGGAACTGGAGGAGGAACAGCATGATTTCATaactggagaaaaatatttaagtggCTCAAAGACAGAAgacagtttctcacccaaaaagCCTCAAAGAACAGCCAAGaaatctttcacctgctctcagtgtggaacatGTTTCACATATAAAAACCATCTTAATactcacatgagaattcatactggagagaaaccttacacgtgccatctgTGTGGAAATAGTTTTGCATATGTAACCAATCTCAAGAGACATCTCTTTTGTCACTCTGGAGAAAAGTCATttgaatgtgatcagtgtggtaaaacatttgcTCTGACACAGTACCTAAAACaacatctgaaaactcacacaaatgagaagccttacaagtgttcattttGTGAAAAGAGTTTTAAACATCTCTTCTATTTGAAAGACcaccagaaaatacataccggtgtggcggctcatatgtgctttgaatgtgggaagaccTTTACTACCGCTGGCAACTTGAATAAGCACCAAATAATTCATACaagagagaaaccatacaagtgctcacactgtggaaagaggtTCACTCAGTCAGTACACCTGAAaagacacgagagaattcataccggagagaaaccttacaagtgctcgcactgtggaaagagtttcactctgtcaggaaacctgaaatcacatgagagaattcatactagagagaaaccatacaagtgctcacactgtgaaaagacgTTCACTCAGtcagaacacctgaaaacacacgagataATTCATGCCAGAgtaaaaccttacaagtgctcgcactgtggaaagagtttcattctGTCAGGAaacctgaaatcacatgagagaattcatacaggagagaaaccatacaagtgctcacactgtgaaaagagtttcaaccTGTCaggaaacctgaaaacacacgagataattcatactggagagaaactaTTCAAGCGCTcacattgtggaaagagtttcaatcagtcacaaaacctgaaagcacacaagagaattcacaagacctga